One Actinomadura viridis genomic region harbors:
- a CDS encoding SigE family RNA polymerase sigma factor, whose translation MGRRDDQSFAEFVTARGTALLRTAALLCGAHQDAEDILQTALEKAYRHWKRLDPDSDPEPYVRRILVNLVISRSRRWKVLREIHMAKPPELPTTSATHAVELRGTLMEELNRLGPRQRAVLVLRFWEDLSEAETARVLGCSVGTVKSQASRGLARLRERLDRNLAPMGS comes from the coding sequence GTGGGGCGTCGAGACGACCAGTCGTTCGCCGAGTTCGTTACGGCACGCGGCACCGCCTTGTTGCGGACCGCCGCGTTGCTGTGCGGTGCCCATCAGGACGCCGAGGACATTCTGCAGACCGCCCTCGAAAAGGCGTATCGGCACTGGAAACGGCTGGATCCGGATTCCGATCCCGAACCCTACGTCCGCCGGATACTGGTCAATCTGGTGATCAGCCGGTCCCGGCGCTGGAAGGTGCTGAGGGAGATCCATATGGCGAAGCCGCCGGAGTTGCCGACCACGTCGGCGACCCACGCGGTGGAGCTGCGCGGAACCCTCATGGAGGAGCTGAACCGGCTGGGCCCGCGGCAGCGGGCGGTTCTGGTGCTGCGCTTCTGGGAGGACCTCTCGGAGGCGGAGACCGCGCGGGTGCTCGGCTGCTCGGTCGGCACCGTCAAGAGCCAGGCGTCCCGGGGACTGGCCAGGCTCAGGGAACGCCTCGACCGAAACCTGGCACCTATGGGGAGTTGA